In Mucilaginibacter inviolabilis, a genomic segment contains:
- a CDS encoding NUDIX domain-containing protein codes for MHHPEENPWKITSAKNVYDNPWINVTEYRVINPSGNPGIYGKVHFKNIAIGVLPLDDELNTYLVGQFRFPLNQYSWEMPEGGGPEGTDALESAKRELLEETGLKAAQWTEIQRMHLSNSVSDELSIIYLARDLSQFEAEPEDTEQLTIHKIPFAEMYQMVCNGQITDSMTVAAVLKVQLLLLENRL; via the coding sequence ATGCACCATCCTGAAGAAAACCCCTGGAAAATAACATCCGCAAAAAACGTTTATGATAATCCCTGGATAAACGTTACCGAATACCGGGTTATCAATCCATCGGGTAATCCGGGTATCTATGGCAAGGTTCATTTTAAAAATATAGCCATTGGTGTATTACCGCTTGATGATGAGCTCAACACTTACCTCGTGGGCCAGTTCCGTTTTCCGCTGAACCAATATAGCTGGGAAATGCCCGAAGGCGGTGGCCCTGAGGGTACAGATGCGTTGGAATCGGCCAAACGTGAACTATTGGAAGAAACAGGTCTTAAAGCCGCGCAATGGACAGAAATTCAGCGGATGCATCTCAGTAATTCTGTAAGTGATGAGTTGAGTATTATTTACCTGGCACGTGATCTTAGTCAGTTTGAGGCCGAACCCGAAGATACCGAGCAACTCACTATTCATAAAATTCCATTTGCCGAAATGTATCAAATGGTTTGCAACGGTCAGATCACCGATTCCATGACAGTGGCGGCCGTGCTAAAAGTGCAACTGCTTTTGTTAGAAAATCGCTTATAA
- a CDS encoding lysophospholipid acyltransferase family protein, with protein sequence MKKFLGYILSPLAIVAFFLALLIFHPIQWVSFRLFGYAAHKRSVDALNLCLLSTAYLLGNTVTFINKQNLPTGRPIIFLANHQSLFDIPPLIWHLRKYHAKFISKIELTKGIPSISYNLKHGGGANIDRKDSRQSIAEIVKLALRMKENKWSAVIFPEGTRSKNGEVKSFQVGGIATILKKCPEALLVPIAIKDSWKMIRYGYYPLNTFTPMTWEVLDPIEPGNAPMEDLVLEAENRIKEALGN encoded by the coding sequence ATGAAAAAGTTTTTAGGCTATATTTTATCCCCCCTTGCTATTGTAGCATTTTTTTTGGCACTTCTTATCTTTCATCCCATACAATGGGTGAGCTTCCGTTTGTTTGGATATGCCGCCCATAAACGCTCGGTTGATGCTTTGAACCTGTGTTTGCTAAGTACAGCTTATCTATTAGGAAACACGGTTACTTTTATCAATAAACAAAACCTGCCAACCGGCAGGCCTATTATATTTTTGGCTAATCATCAAAGCTTGTTTGATATACCTCCGCTCATATGGCACCTGCGTAAATATCATGCAAAATTTATCTCTAAAATTGAATTAACCAAAGGCATCCCATCCATCTCTTATAACCTGAAACATGGCGGTGGTGCCAATATCGACCGTAAAGATTCGCGTCAGTCTATTGCCGAAATTGTAAAGCTGGCTCTGCGCATGAAAGAGAATAAATGGTCGGCCGTAATATTTCCCGAAGGCACACGTTCTAAAAACGGCGAGGTAAAAAGTTTCCAGGTGGGCGGTATCGCTACCATATTAAAAAAATGCCCGGAAGCGTTGCTAGTGCCTATTGCCATAAAAGATTCCTGGAAAATGATCCGCTATGGTTATTACCCACTCAATACTTTTACCCCCATGACCTGGGAAGTGCTTGACCCTATTGAACCAGGTAACGCCCCCATGGAAGACCTGGTACTGGAAGCTGAAAACCGTATTAAAGAAGCGCTGGGTAATTAA
- a CDS encoding ribonuclease H-like YkuK family protein, with protein sequence MTWRKFSGEVIQSSILEEVERAIEREASLGNKLKVCIGTDSQVKGAVTDFATVIVFLREQRGGFMFIHQERTSQKMSIKERMLSEVQKSIDIAYKLCDLLDLYDVDLEVHADINTNPMFKSNQALHEAMGYILSMGFVFKAKPEAFASSYCANKIVQ encoded by the coding sequence ATGACCTGGAGAAAATTCAGCGGCGAGGTTATCCAATCGTCCATTTTAGAAGAGGTTGAAAGAGCGATTGAAAGGGAAGCCAGCCTCGGCAACAAACTCAAAGTATGTATTGGCACCGACTCACAGGTGAAAGGAGCTGTAACCGACTTTGCAACCGTTATTGTTTTTTTACGGGAGCAACGCGGCGGTTTTATGTTCATTCATCAGGAACGTACCTCGCAAAAAATGAGCATCAAAGAAAGGATGCTGAGTGAAGTACAAAAGTCTATCGACATTGCTTACAAGCTTTGCGATTTGCTTGACCTGTATGATGTTGACCTGGAGGTACATGCCGATATCAACACCAATCCAATGTTTAAATCGAACCAGGCTTTACATGAAGCCATGGGTTATATTTTAAGCATGGGCTTTGTGTTTAAGGCCAAACCCGAAGCTTTTGCCAGCTCATACTGCGCCAATAAAATAGTGCAGTAA
- a CDS encoding sulfurtransferase: protein MSPLIEINDPALSGANTILIDARAGQDAHQRYLAGHLKNAAFVDLDKDLASKVTDASQGGRHPLPDIHDFSALLGKLGITPQSHVVVYDDKAGAFGGARFWWMLNAIGHTHVQVLNGGLNAAIKAGIELSTEEYTPTSVSAYPVNGGFEGTVNLEETGSAARNEGRVVIDVRETPRYLGQTEPIDLIAGHIPGALNLPYIYNLNADGKYLPADTLRQLYNDAIDQVDHSQVIVHCGSGVTACHTLLGMAYAGIIGPKLYVGSWSEWSRRDLPIGTTHR, encoded by the coding sequence ATGTCGCCACTAATTGAAATCAACGATCCGGCTTTGTCCGGCGCGAATACCATTCTTATCGACGCCCGTGCCGGGCAGGATGCACACCAACGCTACCTTGCCGGCCATCTGAAAAACGCGGCTTTTGTTGACCTTGACAAAGATCTTGCTTCTAAAGTTACCGATGCATCCCAGGGCGGAAGGCATCCCTTACCCGATATTCATGATTTTTCGGCCTTATTAGGTAAACTGGGTATAACGCCACAAAGCCATGTGGTTGTTTATGACGATAAGGCAGGTGCCTTTGGCGGTGCCCGTTTCTGGTGGATGCTGAATGCCATTGGTCATACCCATGTACAGGTGCTGAACGGTGGCCTGAATGCCGCGATAAAAGCAGGCATTGAATTAAGTACTGAAGAATATACGCCAACATCTGTTTCAGCTTATCCTGTAAATGGCGGCTTTGAAGGCACGGTTAATCTGGAAGAAACCGGCAGTGCGGCGCGTAACGAAGGCCGCGTTGTAATAGATGTTCGTGAAACGCCACGTTACCTGGGCCAAACCGAACCGATTGATCTGATAGCCGGACACATCCCCGGCGCCCTTAACCTGCCCTATATTTATAATCTGAATGCCGATGGCAAATATCTCCCGGCAGATACCTTGCGACAGCTTTATAATGATGCTATTGACCAGGTAGATCACAGCCAGGTGATTGTACATTGCGGATCGGGAGTTACAGCATGTCATACCCTGTTGGGCATGGCCTATGCAGGTATTATCGGACCAAAATTGTACGTGGGTTCGTGGAGCGAATGGTCGCGCAGGGATTTACCCATCGGCACAACTCACCGGTAA
- a CDS encoding SRPBCC family protein, translated as MKSYVLKTEQAIPISLDTAWDFFSSPLNLAKITPPDMSFVVTSDYTADTRVYPGMIITYKIAPLLGIKMNWMTEITHVADKQYFVDEQRFGPYALWHHQHHFKEINGGVLMNDILHYAIPYGFIGRLSNSVFVGNKVKEIFAFREKAIEKLFGKMRSF; from the coding sequence ATGAAATCATACGTATTAAAAACAGAACAGGCCATACCCATTAGTTTGGATACGGCCTGGGATTTTTTCTCGTCGCCATTAAACCTGGCCAAAATTACGCCCCCGGATATGAGCTTTGTGGTAACATCTGATTATACGGCAGATACCAGAGTATATCCCGGCATGATTATTACTTACAAAATAGCGCCGCTGCTGGGTATTAAAATGAACTGGATGACAGAGATAACCCACGTGGCCGACAAACAATATTTTGTTGATGAACAGCGCTTTGGCCCTTATGCATTGTGGCATCACCAGCATCACTTTAAAGAGATAAATGGCGGTGTATTGATGAATGACATTTTACATTATGCTATCCCCTACGGTTTTATAGGCAGGCTAAGCAACAGCGTTTTTGTAGGCAATAAAGTAAAGGAGATATTCGCTTTCAGGGAAAAGGCGATTGAGAAACTGTTTGGGAAGATGCGTTCCTTTTAG
- a CDS encoding acetylxylan esterase, protein MVKTLNEIKYTFLLLISSCMVCIAITGNAKPALKADEEVVTTLVAHSDDGIFNSNASYTFEVKNTYHTDQTGRVAYVVTTPAGKPLLRDSVSVNISKNSSNSYNFTIPALKPGFYKINFMINVSDYDDTTKRVFGIRPKEIRSNHPRPADFDSFWQTAKSQLAAVKPNYKVTEKPELEKDNRRVFLFEMKSLDDITVRGWLTIPKGSSKNRRFPVFVGLPGYQVDLKPMLGEDEDLAIITINVRGQGNSRDVIHPKRPDYITLNIEDKNKYVLRGAIMDCIRTIDFICSRPDLDSTRIEISGGSMGGFLAVALASLDSRIKLVSAQNPILGDIRDLAGVAEWPINDIKEYVDDRPALSYNKVLDNLDYFDIKNFAPNIKSSIIVGIGLLDHLAPPANSFIFYNNIPSKYATIRIYKDLGHEVPKSFLDEDGHKMRDVFGLF, encoded by the coding sequence ATGGTAAAAACGTTGAACGAAATTAAATATACATTTCTCCTGCTCATCAGCTCTTGCATGGTCTGTATCGCCATTACAGGCAATGCCAAACCTGCATTAAAAGCTGATGAAGAAGTGGTAACCACGCTTGTGGCCCATAGTGACGATGGTATTTTTAATTCCAACGCCAGCTATACTTTCGAAGTCAAGAATACTTATCATACCGACCAAACGGGTCGTGTGGCCTATGTGGTTACTACACCGGCAGGCAAACCACTGTTAAGAGATTCTGTCAGTGTTAATATCTCTAAAAACAGTAGTAACAGCTACAATTTTACTATCCCGGCGTTGAAACCGGGTTTTTATAAGATCAATTTCATGATCAACGTATCTGATTATGACGATACCACCAAGCGTGTTTTTGGAATACGACCCAAAGAGATCAGATCAAATCATCCGCGCCCGGCTGATTTTGACAGCTTTTGGCAAACGGCAAAATCACAGTTAGCAGCCGTTAAACCCAACTATAAGGTAACCGAGAAACCGGAGCTGGAAAAGGATAACCGCCGTGTTTTCCTGTTCGAGATGAAATCATTGGATGATATTACTGTACGTGGTTGGTTAACTATCCCTAAAGGCAGCAGCAAGAACCGCCGTTTTCCGGTATTTGTGGGCTTGCCCGGTTACCAGGTTGATCTGAAACCCATGCTGGGCGAGGATGAAGATCTGGCCATTATTACCATTAACGTGCGCGGGCAAGGCAATAGCCGCGATGTGATACACCCTAAAAGGCCTGATTACATTACCCTGAATATTGAAGACAAGAATAAGTATGTGCTGCGTGGTGCTATTATGGATTGTATACGCACCATTGATTTTATCTGCTCGCGACCTGATCTTGATTCTACCCGTATCGAAATATCGGGAGGTAGTATGGGGGGCTTCCTGGCGGTGGCACTGGCCAGTTTAGACAGTCGCATTAAGCTGGTATCGGCCCAAAATCCTATCCTCGGTGATATCCGCGACCTGGCTGGCGTAGCGGAATGGCCTATCAATGATATTAAAGAATACGTGGACGACAGGCCTGCCCTGAGCTATAACAAGGTGTTGGATAACCTGGATTATTTTGATATCAAGAATTTTGCGCCCAACATTAAATCATCAATCATCGTAGGGATAGGTTTGCTTGACCATTTGGCTCCTCCTGCAAACTCCTTTATTTTTTACAACAACATTCCTTCCAAATACGCTACCATCCGTATCTATAAAGATCTGGGCCATGAGGTACCCAAATCATTCCTGGATGAAGACGGGCATAAGATGCGGGATGTTTTTGGATTGTTTTAA
- a CDS encoding acetylxylan esterase: protein MHNINTYLKRTGFWAVFMVVTIFLPVTRASAFFLQQKNKEGEVILDAKPANKNALFKAGEEINYKLSVKNTYNEKQEGKFSYIITSDDGKKIFENTSDFSVGAGSSKSLNVKVAPKAAGFYHINFMFNLSAYDDTVRKVFGVNPEAITSELHKPDDFDQFWQETRQQLSKVSPQYKVIFRPDLSTKYKKVYSVEMKSYENLLIRGWLVIPTDGSKFPVHYRVPGYVVELKPNMDNDDYIAFDINVRGNGNSKDVVHINTDNYSTTNIQDKDKYIYRGVYMDCLRGLDFLYSHANLGIDTSKIFIEGGSQGGALAVVTAGLDKRVKVLTMQVPLYADIRDNYSISASYKEQVVPFKMFRQYKNQHPEFTWEQFYATFDYYDPQNFAPMVKCPVLMGIGLLDQFCPPRCSMALFNHLGSTNKEFVCVPNSTHEVDFNYFMFQNLWVREKFRIP, encoded by the coding sequence ATGCATAACATCAATACATATTTAAAACGTACGGGCTTTTGGGCTGTGTTTATGGTCGTAACCATTTTTCTGCCGGTTACCAGGGCTAGCGCATTCTTTTTGCAACAAAAGAATAAGGAGGGTGAAGTTATACTGGATGCTAAGCCGGCCAACAAAAATGCCCTGTTTAAAGCAGGCGAGGAAATTAATTATAAACTAAGTGTGAAAAACACTTACAATGAAAAACAGGAAGGTAAATTCTCTTATATCATTACCTCTGATGACGGTAAAAAGATCTTCGAAAATACCTCCGATTTTTCTGTCGGGGCGGGTAGTTCTAAAAGCCTGAATGTAAAGGTGGCTCCTAAAGCAGCGGGCTTTTACCATATCAATTTTATGTTCAATCTGTCGGCTTATGATGATACCGTGCGTAAGGTTTTTGGGGTGAACCCGGAAGCCATTACCTCAGAGCTGCATAAGCCTGATGATTTTGATCAGTTTTGGCAGGAAACCCGTCAGCAATTGTCAAAAGTGTCGCCGCAGTACAAGGTTATATTCCGCCCTGATCTGTCAACCAAATACAAAAAAGTTTACTCGGTTGAGATGAAATCGTACGAGAACCTGCTGATTCGCGGATGGCTCGTGATTCCTACCGATGGTAGTAAGTTCCCGGTACATTACCGTGTGCCCGGTTATGTGGTAGAGCTAAAACCCAATATGGATAACGACGACTATATAGCGTTTGATATCAACGTTCGCGGTAATGGCAATAGTAAAGATGTAGTGCATATCAATACCGATAATTATAGCACAACCAATATACAGGATAAAGACAAATACATTTATCGCGGGGTTTATATGGATTGCCTGCGCGGGCTTGATTTTTTGTATTCGCATGCTAACCTGGGTATTGATACCTCTAAAATATTTATAGAAGGTGGTAGTCAGGGTGGTGCGCTGGCCGTAGTTACTGCCGGTTTGGATAAAAGGGTTAAAGTACTTACTATGCAGGTGCCTTTGTATGCAGATATCCGCGATAATTACAGCATATCGGCATCATACAAAGAGCAGGTGGTACCGTTTAAAATGTTCAGGCAATATAAAAACCAACACCCGGAATTTACCTGGGAGCAGTTTTATGCCACTTTTGATTATTACGATCCGCAAAACTTTGCACCCATGGTAAAATGCCCGGTTTTGATGGGCATAGGTTTGCTGGATCAGTTTTGTCCGCCGCGTTGCAGTATGGCGTTATTTAATCATTTGGGCAGTACCAATAAAGAGTTTGTGTGTGTACCAAATTCCACACATGAGGTAGATTTTAACTACTTCATGTTCCAAAACCTTTGGGTTCGCGAAAAATTCCGCATACCTTGA
- a CDS encoding acyltransferase family protein, translated as MSQRAQPNYIPALTGVRAMAAYLVFISHFAYIFDESFPHIVQRFLGEFHIGVSIFFVLSGFLITFRYYQNFDGLSKPWFMQYLKNRVARIYPMYFLLTVAAFIYYFITKDETITKGYEHPIALMLMNVTFVRGFFYQFWDTGIAQGWSLTVEECFYFSAPVIFLIAKRFGKFYIQPVVLTLTGILLYFIFSHVNWHGFLGNFTFVMLFTFLGRCFEFFVGIQLARYVLKKSFTRTNKVNYTYTGFLLIFVCVFVMALQPIPKGWAAGVESPIGIIVNNYFLCIAVALFFYGILTETTLFKKFLALPFIELLGKSSYIFYLIHLGWIYNLMHTWFDHLNDQVFELYDQWGVAWHSPFQYDSLNLLYAFIVLNILSVTLFKLIEEPLNHYIRRSNFLVKYKPSHTKSIV; from the coding sequence TTGTCACAAAGAGCGCAACCCAACTACATTCCTGCTTTAACCGGTGTACGTGCAATGGCTGCTTACCTGGTTTTCATATCTCATTTTGCCTATATTTTTGATGAAAGTTTTCCTCACATTGTGCAACGATTTCTGGGTGAGTTCCACATTGGTGTAAGTATTTTCTTTGTGCTTTCGGGCTTTTTGATCACCTTCAGATACTACCAGAACTTTGATGGTTTAAGTAAACCCTGGTTTATGCAATACCTTAAAAACCGGGTAGCACGCATATATCCCATGTATTTTTTACTTACCGTGGCCGCCTTTATTTACTATTTTATAACTAAGGACGAAACCATTACCAAAGGATATGAGCACCCTATTGCGCTTATGCTGATGAATGTTACGTTTGTGCGTGGCTTCTTTTATCAGTTTTGGGATACGGGGATAGCGCAGGGCTGGTCGTTAACTGTCGAGGAGTGCTTTTACTTTTCGGCGCCTGTGATATTTTTGATCGCCAAGCGTTTTGGTAAATTCTATATACAGCCGGTTGTGCTTACCTTAACCGGTATTTTATTATACTTTATATTCAGCCATGTTAACTGGCATGGCTTTTTGGGCAACTTTACCTTTGTCATGTTGTTCACTTTCCTGGGGCGTTGCTTTGAGTTTTTTGTGGGGATACAACTGGCCCGCTATGTATTAAAGAAGAGTTTTACCCGTACCAATAAAGTAAACTATACCTATACCGGTTTTCTGCTCATATTTGTTTGCGTATTTGTGATGGCGCTGCAACCTATCCCTAAAGGCTGGGCGGCAGGTGTGGAGAGCCCTATTGGTATTATTGTTAATAATTACTTTTTATGTATAGCGGTAGCCTTATTCTTTTACGGTATACTCACCGAAACCACCTTGTTTAAGAAGTTCTTGGCGCTACCCTTTATTGAGCTGCTGGGCAAAAGCTCCTACATATTTTACCTGATACACCTGGGCTGGATATATAACCTCATGCATACCTGGTTTGATCATTTAAACGATCAGGTTTTTGAGCTGTATGATCAGTGGGGCGTAGCCTGGCACTCGCCTTTTCAATATGATAGCCTGAACTTATTATATGCTTTTATCGTATTAAATATACTGTCCGTAACCTTATTTAAACTTATCGAGGAGCCATTAAACCATTATATCCGCCGGTCGAATTTTTTGGTCAAGTATAAACCAAGTCATACCAAATCAATTGTTTAA
- a CDS encoding TIGR01212 family radical SAM protein (This family includes YhcC from E. coli K-12, an uncharacterized radical SAM protein.), whose translation MQVTESTTGVWEKGYNNYGPWLRDKYKGQRVFKVIVDGGFTCPNRDGSKGYGGCTYCNVDSFTPSVSRNAPTVRQQVIEGMERARKGNKADKFIIYFQPNTNTYAPAHYLKMMYDEALSYGTEDIVGLSVGTRPDCIDMEKIALLESYTDRFDVDLEMGMESIYDDTLSQINRGCSHEELVKALKLVENSKLDICVHTIFGFPWETHDMMLKYADEINRFPQIKFVKFHHLHIVEGSVMGVKYKREPFKVFSIDEYADFLCELLPRVRPDIVIQRLFGLSDRELLIAPNWGLKKSEIQYYIDQRILSRGVVQGSAL comes from the coding sequence ATGCAGGTAACAGAGTCAACAACAGGTGTATGGGAAAAGGGCTATAACAATTATGGTCCCTGGTTGCGCGATAAATATAAAGGGCAGCGGGTGTTTAAGGTGATTGTTGATGGCGGCTTTACCTGCCCCAATCGTGATGGCTCTAAAGGCTACGGCGGTTGTACCTATTGCAATGTAGATTCCTTTACGCCTTCGGTAAGCCGTAACGCACCTACCGTGCGTCAGCAGGTGATAGAAGGTATGGAACGCGCCCGCAAAGGTAATAAGGCCGATAAGTTCATTATCTATTTTCAGCCCAATACCAATACTTATGCTCCTGCGCATTACCTGAAAATGATGTATGATGAAGCGCTGAGCTATGGCACCGAAGATATTGTGGGCCTGAGTGTGGGTACCCGTCCGGATTGTATCGACATGGAAAAGATAGCTTTGTTAGAGAGCTACACCGATCGTTTTGATGTGGACCTGGAAATGGGGATGGAGTCTATCTATGATGATACCTTGTCGCAGATCAACCGCGGCTGTAGTCACGAGGAACTGGTAAAAGCCCTGAAACTGGTAGAAAACAGCAAACTTGATATTTGTGTGCATACCATATTTGGTTTCCCATGGGAAACACATGATATGATGCTGAAATATGCCGACGAGATCAACCGTTTTCCACAAATTAAATTCGTAAAATTCCACCACCTACATATTGTAGAAGGATCGGTAATGGGTGTAAAATACAAACGCGAACCATTTAAGGTTTTCAGCATTGATGAATATGCCGATTTTCTTTGCGAGCTACTACCTCGGGTACGTCCCGACATTGTGATACAGCGTTTGTTCGGCTTAAGCGACCGTGAGCTGCTGATTGCACCCAATTGGGGCCTCAAAAAATCGGAGATCCAATACTATATCGACCAAAGGATACTAAGCCGTGGTGTAGTGCAGGGCTCAGCTTTGTAA